A segment of the Flavobacteriales bacterium genome:
TGTACCTTTCATGGCATTGCTGCGTGACGTTGATCCGGACTGTTTTTTTGAAGTGGAGACCAACGGCACCATTCTGCCGGAACCTGCCTTTGATACCCTGGTAAACCACTACAATGTGTCACCGAAGATGACCGGTGCGGGGATGACGGAAAAGCAACGCATCAGACCGGAAGTATTGAATGTGTTTTCTACATCACCAAAAGCCATATTCAAATTTGTGGTAAGAGATGAAGAGGACCTCAGGGAAGTGGAGCGTTTTACCGCGCGCTTCATAACTGATCCTTCTGATGTTTTTCTGATGGCGAAGGGAAGGACTGTAGAGCAACTGGATATGATGGAACCTCGCGTACAACAATGGGCTGAAGATCGCAAATGGGGATTCTCTCCACGCCTGCATGTGCGAATGTTCGGAGACAAACGCGGGGTTTAGCTTCCTTACACCCTGACAGGGTTCTGAACCCTGTCAGGGTGTAAGGAGGAATGTGAATTCCGGCGCGAAATTTGTAAATTGACGTGCATTGATCTGACATAAGAACCCAAATTCTCCCAAATGAAACACCTTTCCGCCTCCCTGGTCGTGCTTATGCTTGGGGTTACAACCATCGCCTCCGCCCAGCTGAATTTCAGCGAACACATCGCTCCGATCATCTATGAGAATTGTACTTCATGCCATCGCCCCGGCAACATCGGTCCGTTTCCGTTGCAGACATATGACGATGTGGATGCCTATTCATCACTTATCAGAGTGGCCCTGGAAACCGGGATCATGCCTCCCTGGCCGCCGGATACAAGCTTCCAGCGTTATGCCCATGAACGCCTTCTGACCCAGCAGGAAAAGGATGATATCATCAGTTGGATCGGTAACGGAACACCCCAGGGTGACCCGAACCTGGCGCCACCAATCCCTGTATTTCCGGATGGGTCCGTGTTAGGTACGCCTGACATGCAATTGCAAATTCCGGCATATGCCAGTCAGGCAGGAGCGGACGATGAATACAAGTGTTTCTATCTGGCTACGAATCTTCCCACCGACCGGAAGGTACGTGCGATTGAGATCATACCGGGCAACAGGGCTGTGGTTCATCATGTGCTGGTCTACGCCGGCGATGCGAACAGCGCACCTTCTGACTCTGCCTGTAAAACGCAAGGGTTGAAACTGATGACAGGGTATACACCAGGGGCCGGCCCCACTGTCTTTCCCAATGGTCAGACGGTAAAAATGGGAATGACCCTGGCCGCCAATTCCGTTATCCTGTTGCAGATCCATTACCCTGCCGGAACCATTGGTGAGGTGGATCAGACCGCAGTAAACTTCTTCTTCTACCCGGAAAATGAAACAGGCGTACGCGAGGTGAGTGCCGATGCCATTCTACAGAACTGGACGCTGTTCATTCCTGCAAATACCCAGAAAGATTATACCGCCCAATACCCTGCCGGTACCTCAGTGATTCCGGTAGACTTCTCCGTGTTATCCGTGTTTCCACATATGCACCTTATCGGAGATTATATCGATTCGTATGCTGTAACGGGTCAGAATGATACGGTACCGTTTGCACGCATTCCTCACTGGGATTTTGAATGGCAGGGCTTTTATAATTTCAAGAAGATCGTCAAGCTACCCGCAGGCAGCCAGATGTTTGCCAATGCACACTACAATAACACCACCACCAATCCACATAACCCCAACACGCCACCGAAACTGGTGACAGCTGGTGAGGCAACAACCGACGAAATGTTCCTGGTGTATTTCCACTACCTGCCATATCTTCCTGGAGATGAGAACCTGGACCTGGACTCTCTGTTGAATGTGCCTACGTCGATCAACACCGGTCAAAAGCAGGGTAATGCAGGGCTTTCCGTTTTTCCGAATCCTGCTACCTCGTCTGTTAATATTCAGTTTGAAGTGGCCAAGGAGGGGTCTCAAACCCTGGATGTGGTTAGTGCCAGCGGGCAGGTTATCGTGTCCTGGAACATCACCGGATGGGTTCCTGGCATGCATGAGCTTCGCTGGGATGGCAGGGATTGCTCAGGAAGCAAAGTATCGCCGGGAATATACTTCGTAAGGCACCGTTCACCTGCAGGCCTGCAGACCATACGGCTGGCATGGATGGAATAGGGTGATCGGGTGGATGGAATGCAGGCATTGTGCGCAAAACCATCTCCCATAAAACCCCTTATCCTGATAAAAATCATGCTTTTAAGCCGGGTTTGTGACAAATTCATGACAAAAGAACCGGCACTTCTCTTCATTTTTGTATGGCTGTAGCGCTGACCGAATGAAGAAGTTCAAGATCATTGCATTTACCCACAAAAACCTTCCGCTTGATGAAGTCGGGAAATTTCATTTTTCCGAAGAGGACTGGAAAGACCGTTTCACATCACTGAAGGATTCCCTGAATATTTCCGAGATCATGTATCTGTCCACCTGCAACCGGGTGGAGTTTCTTATCAATTCGGAAGAAGCGGTAGATGATACCCTGCTACATCGCTTCATTTCAGAGCTACAACCTTCCTGGTCATCGGAGCGGATAGAGGCGGTTGCTGCGGGTACCATGGTGTACCGTGAACAGGACGCATTGAAACATATTTTCCAGGTCACCGCTTCCATGGACAGCATGGTGGTAGGTGAAAGAGAGATCATCACACAGGTTAGAAGTGCGTTTGAAAAATGCAGGGACCTGGGTCTCACCGGGGACCTGATACGCCTGGTCATTCAGCATGCTGTCCAAACAGCAAAGCGCATCTTCACTGAGACACACATTGCGGACCGGCCTGTTTCCGTTGTGTCTCTGGCTTATCGTCGTCTTCGTGAGTTTCAGCTGAATGGTTCAACCCGTTTTCTCATCATCGGTGCAGGTCAGACCATTGCCTCCATGGCCAGCTATCTGAATAAACATGGTTACGAACATTTCTCCGTGTTCAACCGCAGCAAAGAAAATGCGGAGAAGCTTGCCGCATCATTGAACGGCAAGGCATATTCACTCAGCGAACTTCAGGACTTCAAGGAAGGTTTCGACGTCATGATCACATGTACCGGCGCTACAGAACCCATCGTTACCGAGAATGTTTATCGCGATCTCCTGGGAGACGACGAACATCAGAAAGTCATCATCGATCTGGCCATTCCGCATGACGTGGATCCTGCCATCAATACGCGTTTTAATACCAAGTTCATCCAGGTCAATCACCTGAAAGCCGTAGCCGCAGAAAACCTTGCGGAAAGAGAAAAGGAAGTGGCCAATGGCAACCTCATCATCGATCATGAGACGGATGCATTCATGCAGGTACTTCGCAGCCGCCGAGTTGAACTGGCCATGCAGCAAGTTCCTGAAAAAGTGAAGGAGATCCGTGAGCACGCGCTGAACAATGTGTTTGCAAGGGACCTGGAAGGCATGGACGACAAGTCCAAAGAAGTCCTTGACCGCATGCTCAGCTACATGGAAAAGAAATACATCAGCGTACCTATGCGGATGGCACGCGATATTATTCTTGGCAATGAGGCATAAACAAGTTTGCCCATTCATAGTCCCCTCCTCGATTGTTGATTTCCTGCAATGAATAAAACATGGATCATAGGATCCAGGGGCAGTGACCTGGCCCTCTGGCAGGCCCGCTTTCTCGAAGAAAAATTAAGGGCGCTCGGTGCCACCTGCACCATTCGCATTATCAAAACACAGGGAGATGCCATTCAGGATCTTCCTTTTGACAAGCTGGAAGGGAAAGGTTTTTTCACCAAAGAAATTGAGGAAGCTTTGCTGGCCGGGGAGATAGACATCGCCGTACATTCTCATAAAGATCTGGAGACATCCGATGTTCCGGGATTGGTGATCGCTGGCGTATCATACCGTGAAGATCCTTCCGAGCTGCTTCTGGTAAGAAAAGAATCCGTTGATCATTCGATGTCTTTGGCCTTGAAGAAAGGCGCCGTGCTTGGCACTTCTTCCGCGCGGAGAAAGAATCAGACCATGCTCTTCCGGGATGACCTGCACATCAAAGACCTCAGAGGCAACGTTCCAACCCGTGTTCAGAAATTACGCGATGGAGATTACGATGCCATCCTGCTGGCACGTGCAGGTGTGGACCGCCTGAAACTGGATCTGGCCGATCTGCATGTGGAAGTGCTGGATGTCAGAAAATTCATTCCTCCTCCGGCACAGGGGGTTTTGGCATTTCAGGTGAGGGAAAACGATGCCGAAGCCAGGGAACTTATCGGCCAACTGAACAATCCAGAAATAGCGCGGATCATCGGTCTCGAGCGTGAAGTTTTACGTTTACTGCAAGGTGGTTGCCAATTGCCTCTCGGGGTGATTTGCAGGAAAGAGGAAGATCGGTATGCTGTTTGGGCATCCCTGGCCAGTCAGCATTGTCACACCCCCCGAAGATACTTCACACAACTGACCGATAGCGAATTGACCGGTGCGAGGATCCTGGAAGGCCTCGTGAAGCCCGTGCCGGCAAAGGTGCTGATCACAAGAGAACTGGCACCGGATTCGGTTTTTGTAAAATTACTTGAATCCGCTGGTGTTGAGATCACCTGCCGGTCGTATATATCCTTCGCTGAAGTTGGCTTCCGGGACGTACCGTCCACGTCCTGGATTTTCTTTTCATCGAAAAATGCTGTCCGTTTTTTCCTTGGAAAAGCGGGTAATCCGCATGGAGCAAAGATTGGTGCCATTGGTGCAGCCACCGCAGCGGCCATCAGAAAAGCGGGCTTTGATGTGGCGTTCACTGGTGAGGGAAACGATACCATGAAGATCGGGAAGGGCTTTGCAGAACGGGTCGGGCATGGAACCGTGTTGTTTCCTGTCTCGGATATCAGCCTTCGCAATGTTCAACAATGTTTCCCGGAAGAGCAGGTAAAGGATCTGGTCACCTATCGTACGCTGGCCAGAAATACGACGCCCTTGCCAGACGCGGATGCGCTCGTCTTTACCAGTCCATCGAATGTCAAGGCATACTTGAAACAACATCAGGTTCATCCGGACCAGAAAGTGATCGCCATGGGAAAGACCACCGCCGGTGTATTGGAAGATGCCGGTGTGTCGGGCGTCATACTTCCGTGGGGGCCGGAGGAAGTGGCACTGGCAGATGCTGTTTTGAGTTAAAAGAGAAAATCATGCAAACACAACGTCCTCGCAGACTAAGAAAGAGTGCGGCCATTCGTTCACTGGTGGCAGAAACCCGGTTGTCCCGGGAAGCATTGATCTATCCCTACTTTGTAATTCCGGGCATCGGAAAAAAGGATGCCATTAACGCCATGCCGGGTATTAGCAGATTCAGTAAGGATATGCTGTTAACGGATGTGGAGGAAGGTCTCCGGTTGGGACTGAATAAGATCATTCTCTTCGGAGTGGGAGAAGAAAAGACAGAAGATGCATCCTCATCTTATGCAAAAGGTAGCGTGGTGGCAGATGCCGTACGCCTTCTGAAAAAATCCTTCGGTAAGGATCTGGTCGTGATCACCGATGTATGTCTTTGTGCTTATACCACCCATGGTCATTGCGGATTGATCGAACATGATCATGTAGTGAATGACGCCTCCGTGGAGGTTCTGGCGAAGATGGCGCGTGCCCACGCAGAAGCCGGTGCAGACATGGTGGCACCCTCAGATATGATGGATGGAAGGGTGGGTCGAATCCGCGCGATGTTGGACAAACATGGACTTGAAGAGACTGGGATCATGTCGTATGCGGTGAAATACGCATCTGCATATTACGGACCCTTTCGTGAAGCCGCAGACTCCGCACCATCATCCGGTGACCGGAAAAGTTATCAGATGGATGTCAGGAACCGGCGTGAAGCATTACGTGAAGCGCAGCTGGATGAAGAAGAAGGTGCGGATATTCTCATGGTCAAACCTGCACTCGCATTTCTGGATATCATCCGGGATGTTCGTGAGAACACGGACCTGCCTGTTGCCTGCTATAACGTGTCCGGAGAATATGCCATGGTAAAGGCCACTGCCGCTGCCGGCCTGGTGGATGAACGCCAGATCGTTACTGAGAACATGACCGCCTTTCATAGGGCCGGTGCGGATATCATCCTTACCTATCACGCCAGGGATATCGCTGCGAACAATTGGTTCTGATCCGGTTTTTTGTGGCCGGGGTTTTTCGCTAAATTTCACGCCACGGAATGAATCAGGTCAAACATATTCCCGAAAAGGACAGACTTCTTCTTATTGCATTCCTGTGTTCCGGGTTTGCGGCCCTGGGCTATGAGTTGATGTGGACACGCTTACTCGCATTGGCTTTGGGCAATGAAAGCATGGGAGTGTCCGGTGTTCTCATGGGCTTTTTCGGTGGCATGGCACTTGGTGCCTGGCTTGTCAATAAACGAATCAGCCAGTCACCAAGCCCGGTCAGGTTGTTTGCCATCCTGGAATCGGTGATCATCGTTTATGCATGTATCAGTCCGTTTCTTTTTAAAGCCGTTGCTAAATGGTTGCCTGTTCTGCTGGGGCCTGTAGCAGGGAACAATCACTCCATTGTCGCATTGATCATCACTGTGCTTTTTTCAGGCCTGATGCTGTTACCTGCCACTGCATGCATGGGCGCAACACTCGTCGCACTCACCGAGGCACGCAAAAGAATCGTGGGTTTACAGCAGGGTCGGGGCCTTGCACGTCTGTATGCTGCGAATACATTGGGTGCTGCATTGGGCATCGTGGTGACCGTTTATCTTTTTCTACCTGCAGTGGGGTTTGTTGTCACGGCCATTTTGCTCGCATCGGCAAGCGCGATTTCTGTTCTGCTTGCTTTGATATGGGAGAAGAAATTTACCATTGAACAGTTTACCGTTCCGGAAAGTGATGTGAAAAAAACATCTGCCAGATCAGGCAGAAAAGATTATGTACTCGCATGTCTGCTTGGTCTGGCCGGCATTGGAGTAGAGATTGCAGCCATGCATCTGATGGCGCAGGTATTGGAAAATACGATCTACACCTTCGCGAATATCTTAACCGTTTACCTGGCCGGAACTTTTACGGGTGCATGGTATTACCAGCGCAAGGCACGGGGTAATGGAGATGTGAACAAGGTTGCTGGTAAATATTTTCTGATGCTGATGCTGGCTGTTGCCTGGTGTGCGGTGATGATGCGTGTGGCGGATGGTCTTACAGATTATGCACGTGGAAACGGCATGGTCATGGCATGGATATGTGAATGGAGTTACGCAGCACTGGCATTGTTTCCCGTAACGATATTCATGGGCTTTACCTTTTCCTGGGTGATCGGTCAATTCGAGCAGGCGGACCTGGGAAAAGCCTATGCATTGAATACGGTGGGAGGAAGTCTTGCATCCATCATCTTCGGCGTACTAGGTGCACCGTTGCTGGGATTCTGGTATACACTGTATCTGGCCATGGCTGTCTATGCGGTGGTTCATGCGAAGTGGTTCGGATTATCGGGGAAGAAATGGGTAGCTCCTCTGATATGTGCGGTATTCTGGGTCATTGGTCCGCACCGTCCGTTATTCGAACCGGAAGATCAGTGGAAGGTTCTTTTTCAGAAAGACGGGCATTACGGTACCGTTGTAGTTTCGGAACGACCCGATTCGAGGACCATGGATGGTGTTCCGGAACGCCGTCTGCAGGTAAACCGTCACTTTCGCATGGGAGGAGGCGCATCCTACGCTGAAAAAAGAATGGGACACTTTTCAATGCTGCTCGCGCCTGAAGCAAAAGAAGTACTCTTTCTGGGCATCGGAACCGGAGCTACCCTGGGAGCCGTTGTCCAATACCCAGTCGCTTCGGTGGATGCCGTGGAGTTGGTGCCTGAGGTGACCGAAGCGTTGGAATGGTTTGATGCGCCATCCAATAATGTGCGCAATGATCACCGGGTACATATCCTCGCAGCCGACGCCCGACGCTATGTGGCAGCACAGAAAGAATCGTACGATCTGATTGTGGCCGATCTGTTCCATCCGGGAAGGGATGGTGCGGGTAACCTGTTCTCCCTCGAACATTTTCAAACACTAAGAAAGCATTTGAATCCAGATGGCGTGGCGATCCAGTGGGTTCCTTTACACCAGTTCGACACCGATAATCTCAAGGTACTAATCCGCACGTTTCTTTCTGTGTTTGAAGATGCACATGCATTCCTTGCGCTTTACAATCCGGAAACACCCCTGTTGGGATTGGTTGGATTTAACGGTCGTCACACATTTCCGGACCACGCAACGCTGGATAAAAACCTGTCGCCGGAACTGCCCGGAGGAAGAGCGATCAGAAACGCCCGCGACTTCTGGGCTGCATACATGGGCAATGCAGGCATGCTGACTGCATTTGCCGGAGAGGGACCGCTCAACACCGACCTTAAGCCATACATTCTGTTTCACGCACCCGATCTGGTGTACAAACATGGGGAAATTACCACGGCAAGTGTGACGGCGCTTATGAAATTCCGGACGATCTTCACGAGGGAGATGGTGGGCGATTCGGTATTGTATGGTCAATCGGCTGCCACCTTTGCGGCAGCACAGTATTTTATGGACGGACAAATTCAAAGCATTCTGGACGGTACATATTCCATCAGTCATGCGTCACTACCTTATTTTCTGAAATCGTACCAGGCTGACCCGGACTTTGCTCCGGCTGTGGGAAAATTAATGCAGTTCGGACAGGAAGGATCGGGGCAGGCAGAGGCCATTCTTCCCTATCTTCAGGAGAAGGAAAGAAGACGGTTGCTTAATTCCCGGAATTAGGAAGGGGAGTATTCCGGTCACCTCTGATCGTCATCTGATCCACCCGGAGTTCCGTTTTTCCGGCATTCCAGATGTACACCTTCAGTATGTCTGAAGTGTGCCAACCGGGCGGGATGGTCATGGTCACAAAAGGATGTATCCACCCGATGGGGTCCGATCGGAATTGACGTACCTGCTTTCCCAGGATATAGGTGTCGGCGTTGGTCCCATCCTTTTTCCAAAGTGAAATGGTTAAATGGGCATCGCCGTTTGGTGGCGGCATCCAAACATCCGCATTGACATAGATCTGATCACCCGGTTGTAAAGGATCCATTGGCATTTCATAGGTAATGCCGAATTCCTCCCCGTCAGCAAAACGGTACATGGGCCCGGCTTTTCCTAAAAGGGAATCAACCACATGGTCTTGCGGATAGTTCCAACCGGGATTATCTGTAAGGCCTGTACCGAAGTCCAGTCTGGTATCCAGCAGCCATTCACTTTCCGAACGGTCGCCGGCTTCCTGCGAATAGAGTTCCACCCCGGCACCCAGAAAATACGTTGCCTTTTGCCGGTAAGGAAAGTAGTTTCTCACGGTGGTATTGATCTCTATGGGTTGCCATCCCATCACCCAGGTATTCAGCACCATTTTTTTATCTGTAACCTGCATCAGGCTATCAAGCTGACCGATGTCCAGGTCATGGGAATTATACATTTCCGGAAAAACATCCCACTGGTTGAGGTAGAATTGCAGATACTTCACGTGATGTACATTGGCAAGGACCAGGGTCTGATCAGTGCCTGTTTCATCAACTATTTCTTTGATCTGCCTTGCGACACCTTTAAACTCTCCCTGGGTTTTCTGATAGTCATAAATTGAAAACCCTAACATGGTAGAGCATAGCACCAGCACTGAAAAGGTAAGAGCCACCGGTTTTACATACCACACAAACCGATCCCCTGCAAATGAGAACATGAGAAGAAGAAAGAACGGAAATGAAAACAGCAGGGCCCGGGGCTGTAGGATGGGGTTCACCTGGATGGAATACAGGTATCCGAAAGCGGCAGGTACAAATGCCCACAGCAAGAGCGCCATGCGAAACCGCTTCAGATCCTTGTCATGCCCCACGCGGAAAAACGCTATGACAAATGCCAGTGTGATGATGATAAGCATCCAGGACTGGTTCATCACATCCCAGAGAAAGTCCTTAAAAAAGGAAGGCTGCGGTGGTCCGAGCCATCCCTCCTCTCCTCCTATTCCCCCGATATGGAGGTGCAGAAAGGTAAGCGATAAGTGAGGCAGAAAGACCAAAGCAGCCAGCACCCACGGGATGCAATAATATACCAACGCACGTTTCCGAAGGAATAAAAGACCGCTTGCCCCAGCTATCGCTGCTGATAAACCGGCAAAATAATGACTGTAAAGACACCCTGCTGCAGCGATCATCATCAACGCATAGACATGCCATTTCCGTTCACCCAGAAGAACAATGCGGCACCAGAACCAGGCCAGCATCATCACAAACATCAAACCGATGGCGTAAGGGCGGGCATACTGGCTGTACTGAACCGGAAAGGCCAGAAAGGCGAGAAGTGCGGTAACCGCAAAAGCAGTATGTTCTGAAAGAAAGCGGCGCGCTATCAGGGAGAAAAAAACAACAGCCAGGGTTCCGGCGATGGCGAAGGGCAAACGTACGATCCATTCATCATATCCGAAGGCATGGAGCCAATAGTAAATGAAAACCTGGACACCGGCCGGATGTACGTCGGTAAGGATCCCATGGGTAAACAAGCTGTTAAGATCATTGAAATCTGCCCGTGTAATAGCGCTCAGTTCATCATTGATGAAAGAGAAATCCCCCAGGTGGATGAGACGCACAACGGCGGCAGCAATCCAGAGGATCCATATGGGAAGGGAGCGTTTCAGCACGAACTCATTTGTATTTACATGAGTCCAAAATTACAGAAACCATATAAACCAGATTGACAGTTTTTTATGTGTAATTTGGTGATGTATGATTTGGTGATGTGTGACGCAAACCAGAAACTACAAACCCGGGGCAACCCATGCCAACCGGTGGATCAACCTTAACCCCTAACCGTTAAAAACAAAATCAATACAGAATTTGCGGCGCTACATATCGCCGCCACCGTCGAAGTCACCTCCCTCGGAACCGTTTCTTCCGCGGTCTTCCTTCTTTTTTTGGTTCAGGCGGTAGCTGAAAGTGAGTGTGGTGGTGCGTGATTGCCATTGGAAATCCGTGTATGAAGAAAAGTAATCCCCATGGCTCTCAAACCGTCTGCGTCTGGTATTGAGTATATCGCGCAGTCCGAGGGTGAGGGTACCATTGCCTTTCAGGATATCAAGGGCAGCGCTGGCGTCCCAGTTGTACATGGCAAGTCTCTTTCCCTGGGCGGTGGTGCTGGGAGAACGGTAGTTGAAAGATGTTTGGATGTTCAGTTTCTTTTTCACTTTCCACTTCGAACTGAACCTTGAAGACCAGGCGTAGGCATCGTTGTAGTACCTCACATCCTCATAAGTACCGTCAGAAATGGCGCGGTAGAAATTAAAACTACCGTTCATATTCCAGTTTTTCATGGGTTTGTAGGAGATGGTAAACTCCAGTCCGAATGCATTTTCATACCCCAGGTTGATGGGGAACATGCGGGTAACACCGATGGAGTCGTTGACGACAACCCGCTCGATCTCGCCATCGGTATGCCGGTAATAAACACTGGAAAGAATGGAACCTTTGTCTCCCTGGCTCAGCCAACCCAATTCCATAGAGTGCGTGAATTCTGGGTTGATGTTCGGGTTTCCGGAGAAAATATTCCGGCTATCAGCCAAACCGAAAAACGGGATCAGCCACCAATGTCTCGGGCGACTTACCCTGCGGCTGTAGCTGAGTTGGATGGACCGGTCTTCGGTAAATTCGTAAGAAAAATGAGCGGAAGGAAAGAAACTGGGGAATACCCTTTTATTCGCATAGTTGTTTTGGGCGTACACCGTGTTCAGCTCTGCCTGCTCAAAACGCAGCCCTGCCTGATACGAAAACTTGTTCTTCTTTTTACCTGCCATGACATAAGCGGCGTACACATTATCCGTATAGGTGAGCGTGTTGTTGAATTCGGAATTCACCACCCAAGTCTGATCGCTGAGTTGATCTTCCAGGGAGTAGTCATACGTGACATCCTTCAGGTTGATCTTCACCCCGGCTTCGAACTTGCCATCTTTGCCCAGCGGATAAATGTAGTCTGACTGAAACAGCCAGGTGGTCTGGTCATTGACTTGTGATGTTCGCTGATAGATATCCTCCACCCCGGCTTCGGAGGATTTTTCAGTAAGGTCAGCCAACTCTTCTTCACCGTTGTTTTCCCATTTCAGATCAATGGTCCACAGCTGTTCTTCTTTTTCAAAGGTCTTTCGGAAATTCAGATTCAGTTCCGCATTCTGATCCGTTGCGTTTTCATCTTCTTCTCTCCAAACGGTTCCCGTACGCGTCCTGAGTGAGTCAAAATCCTGGTATGTATTTCGGGAGATATTTCTGCCCTGGGAGGGGTTAAAACCACCGGACAATGTCAGGGAGGATTTTTTTGTCAGATAAAAGTCGGTACCCAACCGGATGTTGTGTGATAAGCTGGTCCTGTTTCGATCCTGGATGCGATCGTAGTAGTAGGTCGTATCAGGATAGAAAAAATGCTGATTCATTTCTCCCCCGCCCTGCCGATCCTGGTAACCTAC
Coding sequences within it:
- a CDS encoding radical SAM protein — its product is MDKLKIARLEKNGGPEIFRSIQGEGPHAGQERTFVRLSLCNLHCVWCDTPYTWNWQQTNFRHDDDEKFRREEQIIELSPEEVAEIIRELGCNKIVITGGEPMLQQAVLVPFMALLRDVDPDCFFEVETNGTILPEPAFDTLVNHYNVSPKMTGAGMTEKQRIRPEVLNVFSTSPKAIFKFVVRDEEDLREVERFTARFITDPSDVFLMAKGRTVEQLDMMEPRVQQWAEDRKWGFSPRLHVRMFGDKRGV
- a CDS encoding T9SS type A sorting domain-containing protein gives rise to the protein MKHLSASLVVLMLGVTTIASAQLNFSEHIAPIIYENCTSCHRPGNIGPFPLQTYDDVDAYSSLIRVALETGIMPPWPPDTSFQRYAHERLLTQQEKDDIISWIGNGTPQGDPNLAPPIPVFPDGSVLGTPDMQLQIPAYASQAGADDEYKCFYLATNLPTDRKVRAIEIIPGNRAVVHHVLVYAGDANSAPSDSACKTQGLKLMTGYTPGAGPTVFPNGQTVKMGMTLAANSVILLQIHYPAGTIGEVDQTAVNFFFYPENETGVREVSADAILQNWTLFIPANTQKDYTAQYPAGTSVIPVDFSVLSVFPHMHLIGDYIDSYAVTGQNDTVPFARIPHWDFEWQGFYNFKKIVKLPAGSQMFANAHYNNTTTNPHNPNTPPKLVTAGEATTDEMFLVYFHYLPYLPGDENLDLDSLLNVPTSINTGQKQGNAGLSVFPNPATSSVNIQFEVAKEGSQTLDVVSASGQVIVSWNITGWVPGMHELRWDGRDCSGSKVSPGIYFVRHRSPAGLQTIRLAWME
- the hemA gene encoding glutamyl-tRNA reductase, translated to MKKFKIIAFTHKNLPLDEVGKFHFSEEDWKDRFTSLKDSLNISEIMYLSTCNRVEFLINSEEAVDDTLLHRFISELQPSWSSERIEAVAAGTMVYREQDALKHIFQVTASMDSMVVGEREIITQVRSAFEKCRDLGLTGDLIRLVIQHAVQTAKRIFTETHIADRPVSVVSLAYRRLREFQLNGSTRFLIIGAGQTIASMASYLNKHGYEHFSVFNRSKENAEKLAASLNGKAYSLSELQDFKEGFDVMITCTGATEPIVTENVYRDLLGDDEHQKVIIDLAIPHDVDPAINTRFNTKFIQVNHLKAVAAENLAEREKEVANGNLIIDHETDAFMQVLRSRRVELAMQQVPEKVKEIREHALNNVFARDLEGMDDKSKEVLDRMLSYMEKKYISVPMRMARDIILGNEA
- the hemC gene encoding hydroxymethylbilane synthase encodes the protein MNKTWIIGSRGSDLALWQARFLEEKLRALGATCTIRIIKTQGDAIQDLPFDKLEGKGFFTKEIEEALLAGEIDIAVHSHKDLETSDVPGLVIAGVSYREDPSELLLVRKESVDHSMSLALKKGAVLGTSSARRKNQTMLFRDDLHIKDLRGNVPTRVQKLRDGDYDAILLARAGVDRLKLDLADLHVEVLDVRKFIPPPAQGVLAFQVRENDAEARELIGQLNNPEIARIIGLEREVLRLLQGGCQLPLGVICRKEEDRYAVWASLASQHCHTPRRYFTQLTDSELTGARILEGLVKPVPAKVLITRELAPDSVFVKLLESAGVEITCRSYISFAEVGFRDVPSTSWIFFSSKNAVRFFLGKAGNPHGAKIGAIGAATAAAIRKAGFDVAFTGEGNDTMKIGKGFAERVGHGTVLFPVSDISLRNVQQCFPEEQVKDLVTYRTLARNTTPLPDADALVFTSPSNVKAYLKQHQVHPDQKVIAMGKTTAGVLEDAGVSGVILPWGPEEVALADAVLS
- the hemB gene encoding porphobilinogen synthase: MQTQRPRRLRKSAAIRSLVAETRLSREALIYPYFVIPGIGKKDAINAMPGISRFSKDMLLTDVEEGLRLGLNKIILFGVGEEKTEDASSSYAKGSVVADAVRLLKKSFGKDLVVITDVCLCAYTTHGHCGLIEHDHVVNDASVEVLAKMARAHAEAGADMVAPSDMMDGRVGRIRAMLDKHGLEETGIMSYAVKYASAYYGPFREAADSAPSSGDRKSYQMDVRNRREALREAQLDEEEGADILMVKPALAFLDIIRDVRENTDLPVACYNVSGEYAMVKATAAAGLVDERQIVTENMTAFHRAGADIILTYHARDIAANNWF
- a CDS encoding glycosyltransferase family 39 protein, with protein sequence MLKRSLPIWILWIAAAVVRLIHLGDFSFINDELSAITRADFNDLNSLFTHGILTDVHPAGVQVFIYYWLHAFGYDEWIVRLPFAIAGTLAVVFFSLIARRFLSEHTAFAVTALLAFLAFPVQYSQYARPYAIGLMFVMMLAWFWCRIVLLGERKWHVYALMMIAAAGCLYSHYFAGLSAAIAGASGLLFLRKRALVYYCIPWVLAALVFLPHLSLTFLHLHIGGIGGEEGWLGPPQPSFFKDFLWDVMNQSWMLIIITLAFVIAFFRVGHDKDLKRFRMALLLWAFVPAAFGYLYSIQVNPILQPRALLFSFPFFLLLMFSFAGDRFVWYVKPVALTFSVLVLCSTMLGFSIYDYQKTQGEFKGVARQIKEIVDETGTDQTLVLANVHHVKYLQFYLNQWDVFPEMYNSHDLDIGQLDSLMQVTDKKMVLNTWVMGWQPIEINTTVRNYFPYRQKATYFLGAGVELYSQEAGDRSESEWLLDTRLDFGTGLTDNPGWNYPQDHVVDSLLGKAGPMYRFADGEEFGITYEMPMDPLQPGDQIYVNADVWMPPPNGDAHLTISLWKKDGTNADTYILGKQVRQFRSDPIGWIHPFVTMTIPPGWHTSDILKVYIWNAGKTELRVDQMTIRGDRNTPLPNSGN